The following proteins come from a genomic window of Burkholderia sp. PAMC 26561:
- a CDS encoding ATP-binding protein, producing MAYHRTQLADEMAQQILHPRGLDTQLQAGVFLSGPRRIGKTTFVRQDLIPALQKKGAIVVYADLWSQALANPADLVTMAVQQTVGELQTPASDLFERVLRHLKRVSSIDMGAAGFKFGFKLDQIGKMSGPTLAKVFTEIVERTHANVVLIIDEIQHALGSATGNELLLALKAARDAVNLSPKMPGRLYIIGTGSHRAQVQEMVIRGNQAFQGAVSQPFPLLGEDYVAHVLAQTHEQLGARSPSLAAALNAFQQLGSRPEELLKALVSLRDSPSDLGPDTQLPIIVQALRQSAADLEITRVEGLGDLAIAVFNRICQSDAPAGGLYSAEANKVLAAEVGTLVSQSAVQNALLSLTDENLVMAVGNGKYDATDPFVKTAWRESRGLASAMGIDIATPARKRGSKRGQQ from the coding sequence ATGGCATACCATCGCACCCAACTTGCCGACGAGATGGCGCAGCAGATTCTCCATCCGCGCGGCCTTGATACGCAGCTTCAGGCCGGCGTGTTCCTTTCCGGCCCGCGTCGTATCGGGAAGACCACCTTTGTGCGCCAAGACCTGATCCCCGCTCTACAGAAGAAGGGTGCGATTGTTGTGTACGCTGACCTGTGGAGCCAGGCGCTCGCAAATCCGGCGGACCTGGTGACGATGGCGGTCCAACAAACGGTGGGAGAACTCCAAACGCCTGCTTCCGATCTGTTTGAGCGCGTCTTGCGGCATCTCAAACGCGTTTCGTCGATCGACATGGGCGCTGCAGGCTTCAAATTCGGCTTCAAGTTGGATCAGATCGGGAAGATGTCCGGCCCGACCTTGGCGAAAGTGTTCACGGAAATCGTTGAGAGAACCCACGCGAATGTCGTGTTGATCATTGACGAGATCCAGCATGCGCTCGGTAGCGCGACTGGGAACGAACTGCTGCTTGCGTTGAAGGCCGCTCGCGACGCAGTGAACCTAAGCCCTAAAATGCCGGGGCGGTTGTACATCATTGGAACGGGCTCGCATCGCGCGCAGGTGCAAGAGATGGTCATCCGCGGGAATCAGGCGTTTCAAGGCGCCGTGTCGCAGCCATTCCCGCTGCTCGGCGAGGACTACGTAGCCCACGTACTGGCTCAGACGCACGAGCAACTGGGCGCGCGGTCACCGTCCCTCGCAGCTGCGCTCAACGCGTTTCAGCAACTCGGCAGCCGGCCCGAGGAGTTGCTCAAGGCTCTAGTGTCGCTTCGAGATAGCCCGTCGGACTTGGGACCGGATACGCAACTCCCCATCATTGTGCAGGCGCTGCGTCAGTCCGCCGCCGATCTTGAGATTACGCGGGTCGAAGGGCTAGGGGATCTCGCGATCGCGGTTTTCAACCGCATCTGCCAGAGCGATGCTCCGGCTGGTGGCCTTTACTCGGCTGAGGCGAACAAAGTCCTCGCCGCCGAGGTCGGCACTCTGGTGTCCCAGAGCGCGGTGCAGAACGCGCTTCTGTCGCTCACTGACGAGAATTTGGTTATGGCTGTAGGCAACGGGAAGTACGATGCAACCGATCCGTTCGTCAAGACGGCGTGGCGAGAATCGCGCGGCTTGGCGTCAGCGATGGGGATCGATATCGCGACGCCAGCGCGTAAGCGAGGCTCAAAACGCGGACAGCAGTAG
- a CDS encoding NAD(P)H-dependent amine dehydrogenase family protein translates to MNLTECGKSDTQDQARRKPRVMIYGVGFYGMEAVRILAEKGWPIVAAVNRAGPKIGQDLGRLAGLNEDLGVIVQDCETADYAALGADIALVVQTERLSLNLMAYQRLLGAGINVICHGSESYFPQGADPKLAEEIDALAKQGSVTFTGTGIWDFSRIWPGILIAGPCSELRSLNHHSLTNAELANERMMRAYGVDMTQAEFAQKVAKVPGQLGELYKGIPHHVMHALGFTITNVTERREPVLSDQPVWCRILNRLLDPGTSLGLRIVASVETAEGPTASAHIELRILAEGEAEHMMWTVDGRPSSKIRVDRADGVHASAACMVNRIPDVIAAPSGVRLISQLGPLRHSHT, encoded by the coding sequence ATGAACCTGACCGAATGTGGGAAGAGCGACACTCAAGACCAAGCTCGACGCAAGCCCCGGGTCATGATCTATGGCGTCGGCTTCTATGGCATGGAGGCAGTGCGCATCCTGGCTGAAAAAGGTTGGCCAATCGTCGCGGCCGTGAACCGAGCAGGTCCCAAAATTGGCCAAGATTTAGGGCGCCTCGCTGGTCTGAATGAAGATCTAGGGGTCATCGTTCAGGATTGTGAAACTGCCGACTATGCTGCCTTGGGAGCGGACATCGCGCTTGTTGTTCAGACTGAAAGGCTGAGTCTTAACTTGATGGCCTACCAACGTCTTCTTGGGGCTGGCATCAACGTTATCTGCCACGGTTCCGAGTCCTACTTCCCACAGGGCGCTGATCCGAAGTTGGCCGAGGAGATCGACGCATTGGCCAAGCAGGGCAGCGTCACGTTCACGGGCACCGGTATCTGGGACTTCTCGCGTATCTGGCCGGGCATCCTAATCGCAGGGCCTTGCAGTGAACTTCGCTCGCTCAACCATCACAGCCTCACAAACGCTGAGCTAGCGAATGAGCGGATGATGCGAGCCTATGGCGTGGACATGACGCAAGCCGAGTTTGCGCAAAAGGTGGCCAAAGTGCCTGGCCAACTAGGTGAATTGTACAAAGGCATTCCGCACCACGTAATGCACGCGCTTGGCTTCACCATTACGAACGTGACTGAACGGCGGGAGCCGGTGCTATCCGATCAACCAGTGTGGTGCCGCATCCTGAATAGGTTGCTAGACCCCGGCACCTCGCTTGGCCTAAGGATCGTCGCGTCAGTCGAAACCGCCGAAGGTCCAACGGCAAGCGCGCATATCGAATTGCGCATTCTGGCAGAGGGTGAGGCCGAACACATGATGTGGACGGTTGACGGAAGACCGTCATCAAAAATCCGGGTCGACCGCGCGGACGGAGTGCACGCTTCAGCCGCATGCATGGTGAATCGCATCCCTGACGTTATAGCCGCTCCGTCGGGAGTGAGATTGATTTCGCAACTTGGGCCCTTACGGCATTCACACACATAG
- a CDS encoding autotransporter outer membrane beta-barrel domain-containing protein has translation MPTAYRSKTRLSAAYTILLFPFLVFRSADVVAACNTTGLSTVCDASVPNPATGMIGTGSNASEDNRTITIGAGSSLAVGDSSAISVENNANITVSGNVSATAVSSQGLYGTGANAIDFLNNSKLTVQQGGQVVTLGTEAYGEPINVEGSGNSIVNSGLIKGTHSVAIWFQNTSGANTVINSPTGIIQAPGNVIGSSGNGAVDFTNYGQVIGDLNFGGGDDVLRLYTGSSISGSFSGGGGNNSIFLNGLGASSLPGNFTQFQSLYKQDSGTWTLTGTITGVTLSEVQAGTLVLTGNNNSYTGRLLVDASGTLEARAQSLPLSISDNGLVRFVQPDAGTYTGLLDGTGSVEKTGAGTLTLAPTAPAGNTYSGGTTITQGTVALAADNALGAATGALTFNGGTLQLTRNLDLAATRAVSVNAPGGTFDTQAFTSTVAQGITGTGQLTKAGTGSLTLTGTNTYTGGTTIAAGTLRLGNGGTSGSITGDVMDNGTLLFDRSDVAGYAGTISGSGAVNQAGVGTTVLTGASTYTGGTSISAGTLQLGSSGTSGSIVGDVTDNGQLAFDRSDVAGFAGTISGTGSVSQIGSGTMVLTGANTYNAGTAVQTGTLVVGDSAHPSATIGAGSTTVAHGATLGGYGTVLGSVDNAGVVATANALPFTSGSPSGTFTIAGDFTNRGVAQLGVTGNTIGNVLNVGSNYTGVGGTLRLNTLLNQGGAASQSDRLVVNGNTTGNTAIQINKAGSGAQTVADGIQLVQVNGNSAAGSFALGAPVQAGAYQYLLYRGGASTPSDWYLRTTLETAPGVPPTTPATPAAPGNPPSLAAPAYRPATVGYTMTPLLNLDYGFSILGRLHERVGDVASLSAVQPGSKDGVWGRIGGESLDANSDDRFSSDERTFFAQLGKDWTLDNAPTGGSTHAGVTVTLGSTSASFEDSARNINAQLSNTTGSVETQAQSVGGYWTKYLSDGTYFDGVGQLTHYHNKYGDIYSDNAAQNGYGAGASGEIGKPFVLGSTRIAIEPQAQLLYQYVHLNATNDAISSVSANSTNALRGRLGFRLFTANLSNNSKDGAATPYFTANVLHDFFSPGQTEVGNASFDSGMNKTWYELGVGVTTSAGKNSELYANVKYSRNFSGAYRQGVFGQAGYRYSW, from the coding sequence ATGCCCACCGCGTACCGAAGCAAGACCCGTCTTTCTGCAGCTTACACAATATTACTTTTTCCTTTCCTGGTCTTCCGATCGGCCGACGTTGTGGCCGCGTGCAACACGACGGGTCTTTCGACAGTTTGCGACGCATCTGTGCCTAATCCTGCCACCGGCATGATCGGAACGGGCTCGAACGCTTCCGAAGATAACCGCACTATTACTATAGGAGCCGGCTCGTCCTTAGCAGTCGGTGACTCGAGTGCGATCAGCGTCGAAAACAACGCAAACATAACGGTAAGTGGAAATGTGAGCGCGACAGCGGTTTCCTCCCAAGGCCTTTACGGCACGGGTGCTAACGCCATTGATTTCCTTAACAACAGCAAGCTGACGGTCCAACAAGGCGGTCAGGTCGTGACACTTGGCACTGAGGCCTACGGTGAGCCCATAAATGTGGAGGGGTCGGGTAATAGCATCGTCAACAGTGGCTTGATAAAAGGCACGCACTCGGTAGCCATCTGGTTTCAGAACACCTCAGGCGCCAACACGGTGATTAATAGTCCGACCGGCATTATTCAGGCCCCAGGTAATGTCATAGGTTCGTCGGGCAACGGCGCGGTTGACTTCACCAATTATGGGCAAGTGATCGGTGATCTTAACTTCGGGGGCGGAGACGACGTACTCAGGCTTTATACCGGCTCTTCAATTTCTGGGAGTTTTAGTGGGGGAGGTGGAAACAATAGTATTTTTTTAAACGGCCTTGGCGCCTCCAGCTTGCCGGGTAATTTTACGCAGTTCCAGTCGCTTTACAAACAAGACTCTGGAACCTGGACGCTTACAGGAACGATCACCGGCGTCACGCTCTCGGAAGTACAAGCCGGCACGCTGGTATTGACGGGCAACAATAACAGTTATACCGGCAGGCTTCTGGTCGACGCAAGCGGCACGCTCGAAGCGCGAGCCCAGAGCCTGCCCCTGTCGATCAGCGACAATGGCCTGGTGCGTTTCGTCCAACCAGATGCGGGGACATACACCGGTTTGCTAGACGGTACCGGCTCCGTGGAAAAAACCGGCGCCGGCACGCTTACGCTCGCGCCCACTGCGCCGGCCGGCAACACGTACTCCGGCGGCACAACGATCACCCAAGGCACCGTCGCGCTCGCGGCGGACAACGCCCTTGGTGCGGCGACCGGTGCCCTAACGTTCAACGGCGGCACATTACAACTGACCCGGAACCTTGACTTGGCAGCCACACGTGCGGTTTCGGTGAACGCACCCGGCGGAACGTTCGACACGCAGGCTTTTACTTCGACTGTGGCACAAGGCATTACGGGCACCGGACAACTGACGAAAGCGGGGACCGGCTCTCTGACTCTCACCGGTACGAATACTTATACCGGTGGCACGACCATCGCCGCAGGCACTCTTCGGTTGGGCAACGGCGGAACCAGCGGCAGTATCACGGGCGACGTAATGGATAACGGCACGCTGCTGTTCGACCGGTCTGATGTCGCCGGCTACGCAGGCACGATATCCGGCTCAGGAGCAGTTAATCAAGCGGGCGTAGGCACCACTGTGCTGACAGGGGCGAGCACCTATACCGGTGGGACGTCGATCTCGGCGGGAACCTTGCAACTGGGCAGCAGCGGCACGAGCGGGAGCATCGTTGGAGACGTGACCGACAACGGACAGCTTGCATTTGATCGCTCGGATGTCGCAGGCTTCGCTGGTACCATTTCCGGCACTGGTTCAGTGTCTCAGATAGGTTCAGGCACCATGGTGCTGACGGGCGCTAACACGTACAACGCTGGGACTGCGGTCCAAACCGGGACCCTCGTGGTCGGCGACAGCGCGCATCCATCGGCCACCATTGGCGCGGGCTCAACGACTGTCGCACACGGCGCGACGCTCGGCGGGTATGGAACGGTGCTGGGTTCCGTAGACAATGCCGGTGTCGTTGCTACTGCCAATGCATTGCCTTTCACCTCGGGTAGCCCGAGCGGAACGTTCACTATTGCTGGCGATTTTACGAATCGTGGCGTGGCCCAACTCGGTGTGACGGGCAATACCATTGGCAATGTGCTGAATGTCGGCAGCAACTACACTGGCGTTGGCGGCACGCTTCGCCTGAACACCTTGTTAAATCAAGGCGGAGCCGCCTCCCAGTCCGACCGCCTCGTCGTGAACGGCAACACAACTGGCAACACCGCCATCCAGATAAATAAAGCAGGCTCAGGTGCACAAACGGTTGCCGACGGCATTCAACTGGTGCAGGTCAACGGCAATTCCGCGGCAGGCAGCTTCGCCCTTGGCGCGCCAGTACAAGCGGGCGCTTATCAATATCTCCTTTATCGAGGCGGAGCATCGACGCCCAGCGACTGGTACTTGCGGACTACTCTAGAAACGGCGCCCGGAGTTCCTCCCACGACGCCAGCAACGCCTGCTGCACCGGGCAACCCTCCCTCTCTTGCCGCGCCGGCTTATCGTCCCGCAACTGTCGGATATACGATGACGCCTTTACTAAATCTGGACTACGGCTTTTCGATTTTAGGGCGGCTCCATGAGCGTGTCGGCGACGTCGCCAGTCTTTCTGCGGTGCAACCCGGCAGCAAGGACGGCGTTTGGGGACGCATTGGCGGCGAAAGCTTGGATGCGAACTCTGATGATCGTTTTTCAAGCGATGAGCGCACTTTCTTTGCGCAGCTGGGCAAGGACTGGACACTCGACAATGCCCCGACGGGCGGCAGCACGCACGCAGGCGTGACGGTCACTCTTGGGTCCACGTCGGCGTCTTTTGAAGACAGTGCCAGGAATATCAACGCTCAACTGAGCAATACGACCGGCTCGGTTGAGACGCAAGCGCAGTCAGTAGGCGGCTACTGGACCAAGTATCTTTCCGACGGGACCTACTTCGATGGTGTCGGCCAGTTGACGCACTACCACAACAAATATGGCGACATTTACAGCGACAACGCGGCCCAGAATGGTTACGGCGCGGGCGCGTCGGGAGAAATCGGCAAGCCGTTCGTGCTTGGTTCGACCCGCATCGCTATCGAACCGCAAGCGCAGTTGCTGTATCAATACGTTCACCTGAACGCGACAAACGACGCGATCTCATCGGTAAGCGCGAATTCGACCAACGCCTTGCGCGGGCGGCTCGGATTCCGTTTGTTCACGGCGAATCTCAGCAACAATTCGAAGGATGGTGCGGCCACACCCTATTTCACGGCAAACGTACTGCACGACTTCTTCTCTCCCGGCCAGACCGAAGTTGGCAACGCGTCGTTTGACTCGGGGATGAACAAGACCTGGTATGAGCTAGGTGTGGGCGTGACGACGAGCGCAGGCAAAAATTCTGAGCTTTACGCGAATGTAAAATACTCGCGAAACTTCAGTGGGGCGTACCGACAGGGCGTGTTTGGCCAGGCGGGTTATCGGTATAGTTGGTGA